gtgatggcaaattctgtaatgcctataagaggggcttgggggatttcttgaacaaacataatatccaaggctattgtgatactaatatctacagttagtattgatgttggtatatatggtttatgtatgtgagcgtatagataggtcagtatggctttatgtatgtgagtgtatagataggtaagtaaaggtttgtgtgtgctgggtttacttggaagggttgaacttgatgacttTTGATGACTCTTtggtggtcttttttcaaccctatgtaactatatatgataTGCAAATTAAAATAAGGACGGGTTAAAGAGAATCGCACCGGTTCCTGCTAAACTATATAGGGAAACTTTTAGGTATTATAAGCGGCTTCTGATTTTTCAATCAAATATGAAAAGACTGTAAAACACTACCACATATGCACCAAAATATAATTATCTGTGTATAAAGGGAGTTAAGACCTAGAAGTTCTGGATGGATGTTCTACCAAACTTATGGGTTTATAGggcataattattttaatattgtcGGTATGAACTTGATAACTGACTGATTTCTTTTCCTACCTTATATCATAATTACTTGTGCCCGCAGCACTCTCACTGCTGTTCATAAATTTGACTTTGTTCATTAGAAACTGTTTTTCCTCTTGGTGCTTTCTTACATCAGAAAGTCCATCAATGCGCTGGCCATGCAAAGTTCCCAGAGctacttctctctctctctgatacAATCCAGGGATTTCCTGGCGACTGCGAGCCTGCATTTCAAGAAGCTGCTGAAGTTCATTTCGTGATGTTGGAATGTTAGAGTTTAAATTGTAAGTTTGTCTTTCTCCAAAACGTAATTCATTTCTATCCAGGGGTGCCATGTTGGTGGAAAAGTCTGAAGCATGTTGGTACTGAAACTGCCGTTGAGTGTCTGTCTTTCCACTATCAGTCTTATACATTTCAGCAGTAAAATTCTGTACTGACTTTGGATGAGAAGAATAGGGTGCTGCTGGTCCAGGCGTGGCGTCAGAATAATTATTGTGTCTAACCCCCATTCTTTGCGAAAATTCCAGAGACTGCGAGCCATTAGCCGGAATTATTCTATCCATTGTCCTCCTGCTACAATAATCAAAACGTTCATGCTTTCCATCTAATGACATATCTTCTTTTGAGCCAGATACGGAACGGCTCTGACTTTCCACAAGACGCCCAGACTCAGATTGCATGGAACGGTTGCGCCGTATCTCCTCCGTAATTTCTGCCACACTGTTGTAAACTCGAGGTTGAGGTTGACCTGAAGTTAAAGAACTATTCAAATAATTCCTTTTCTGATGCAGCTCAGAAGTATTTGTTTCATGTGCAGGAAGCGTACTCTCTCTAATTGCAGATATTTTGAGGGCCTCTTGTTTTTGACGCTCTAATGCTCGTGCTATCCGAACTCTTTCTATATATTCTGGCATAGTGGTTAAAAAGTCCTTGTCATCTTCAAAAAGCTTAGTAGGCTTTGGTCTCTCTGTTGGCAAAGGAGGTGGCAACGGCAATTTACGTGCATCAAAATCCCCATAGTCATCTGCAACAAAATCTCGCTGTGTGCGCTGAAGAGCAGATTGCTTCTCTGGCCTGTtacaaatataaagaatatagGAAAAGAAGATGATTAAACCTCTTAGATTTTACATCTAATGTAAACATTTCCAGGGAACAAAGAGGGGGCCTTAATTAAATTGTAACTAATggaactaaaaataacaaattcaagaacattaatttaaaatataGCACCACTGACAGCTGCCTCTGTTATTTTAAAattgcacatttatttaaaaattgccatcttggaatgtTCTTGTATCGATCATTCTGAGGCCTTTTAACAAaagttacagggctgattaccaGAGGTATAATGTTATTCGTATAATCCTGCCCTAGAGGAAATAAAACGTTGTAATATGTCAGTTTATCACCTGCAGTTTCATCAGTAAAATTCCATCAgaatttttattatcttttttctCATATCAGTTATATTATTCCTGCAATAGTTTCTCATTAGACTGCAATATTGCACTGTCTGTCTTGGGGCATTCCTGTCTAGTGTGGTTATTTAGACAACTCATAATACAGAAAATGTTGCTCAGTTTTCCTACAGGAAAGTTCTTAATGTTGTCCCAAGAGGAACTATACAGTCCAGGAAGAAAAAGGAATAGCTTTATCCATATGATCACAATATAGGTCAGCTTTAAAAAGCAGTGGTTTATATATCCACTGACAATATAAGGTGTCGCCATATAGCAGGTGTGCAAAATTACCATTTGCCTTTGAAGATTAATTATTAGATGCAGCAGTGTGAAAAGAATGGATTTTAAAATTAGGGTAAAGCTCTATTTCCAGTCAAAGAACCCCATGTGTCCACAAACATCCTTTTGAAAGTTTTTGTGAAGAACTCTGGGCCAGTACTGGTACTGTCGGGCATTTTCAATTTAAGCAGATAGGAAAAGACAGGAGGTGCTCTGGGTGCTTTTCCATTTGCAGGACTTTGGCCAACAAGGAGTGCTATCAGCATGTACTGGAATACTGGAGCCTTTACCTTCATGAAAACTAGCCTAATTTTGTATTTCCTGTGGTTTTAGATATATTGGCATTATTTTTAATGCTTCCAGTAGATGACATAATCTACAGTTCTCTCTGCCTTAATGTTAAAGCAGGGTCAAGCTTCTGACCTCAAAACAGCTATCTAAATCCTTCAGTAGCACAATACTTGGTCCAGTCAGCAGAGAGATGGAGGAAAGAGTTTAAAATCTAAAGCAGACATGAAGAGAACTGTCTAGACTGTGTGTCTATTGGAGACATTGCCTGCATGGTCAGTCAGCCCTACAGCTGGGCATAGCAGCATTGAATGAGTTCTGCTCTGCCCAAAGCTAGATAATAACAGTCAAAAACTGTCAAAAAGAGTCAGAAACCACTAATAAAAACTAATGTTAACTGCAAAATTGCTCACAAGAGCAATCTGAGTAAGTTTCCCAAAATGATTGGGGTTTAGATCCTCTTCAAAATCAGGGTAATATAAAAAAGCTGGTCAATTAACAGGATGATCCTGATAAATAATCACATCACAAATGTAAGAGGAAAATAGGTGGAATCTTTACCTCCAATCTTCCAACTGACTATAAAGTTCGCTAGGTGCATCTTCAGATGGAGGCTGGTCTATACCCAGATTACTATtaaattcaaagtaaaaaaaaaaaaaaaatgaatttaagcaTCGCATTTGATGTACAGCATATTACTTAAAAACAGTTATCTAAAATACATGTGTATACATTAGTAAtggtaatatagtaataatacaTTACTAATTCTTCTAAAAATATCAACTAATTAATAATATATCAACTAACATAATAATATTACAGAACACACTGATTGTAGAAATAATTTTCTCGGTATGGTGGCACTTTAACAAGCCACAGTCCATTAATGATGCTTACTTTCAGGCGAGACATTCTTACCTTCTTGTTGGTCCATTTAAAAGATCTTCTGTGTATACAACTCCCTCTATAGGATGACCTCGAGCCTGTGCAAAAGCTATGGATTTGGAAAACGGAGATTTATTTGTTTTGCATATGAACCCTTTTAACTTGCGacactttaggctaatgccccacaaggagattagtcgctgcccATGATAAATCCCTGCTACTGCAagtgattaatctccccgaaatgcctttccacaggcaatAGCATGAACTGCCAGTGGGATTCACATTACTAAGTTTCATAAAGAAACTTCGGGATTTAGCGAttgcgtatgcctttccaccggcaagtCATGTTattgcctgtggaaaggcattttcgggagattagtcacccgcggtagcagagatttatcacgggaaactaatctccctgtgggcatTAGCTTAAATGGTGGGTGAGTTGGTGGTGTTACATTGCTGAATCAGTGCAGTAACATGTAGCTGTAATTATGAGCTAGCTACTTCTAACTCAAAAAGCAGAATAAGCTAAGAAAGCTATTCCTTACACTTGTTACTACACTGAGATGGCTCTGCAAAGACACAAGTAAAGAAAAAAGGGACTATGCAATTGACCTGACCCCTTACAATgctttatggcagtgatccccaacaagtggctcttgagcaaacatgttcaccaaccccttgaattttgcttccagtggcctccaAAAACATACCATTTACTGCAGTATCTGGATCCCATCCATCAACATCAATCAGGTACCTAAAATTCAAATGAAGACAGCTTCAAAACTAGTTGATTTAATATAACCTAGCCAATGCAATTTCCTTCCTCGCTCTGTGTCTACCAATCCCTCTTGTTGCTCTTTTCCACTTCTTTTGGTGTGTAGAAGGGGCTTAATGTAACGGATCCCAGGTCACAGTATGAGTTAATTCTTTGGAAATGGCTAATTCCCTGGTTGCACTTCAGTATAAAGTGATAAAGAGGAGACTTACCTGCATATTAGGTAACCAGTCCTGTTAATACCAGTTGTACAATGAACTCCAATAAGCTTGTCTAGAATAAAGTATAAAAACCTGTCACAATCAGTAGTAATAACAAAATTGAGGTACTAAGATCCAATTAGATGGTGTTTTACGAAGCAGTTTTTTTCAATCAGAAAATTaactatttatcaaaattaataAAGCAAAATAGGCTTTATTTGTGCTTGAAACCAATACACAGTGACCTCTGAGTAACagcttttttttagctgtaattctTTTGGATGATAGAGCAGGTCTTGCACAAGCAGCAAAGCAACCTGAACATGCTAGAATGCTGTAGCTACTGAGATGCTATAAGGAAACATGGCTGCTTGGTATGTGTCATATCAGGttttatgtaaaataacaaaaatctGCAGAAtggtaaaatataaaaagcaactgaaaaaagTCACATATGTGGTGTGTTATCTAAAAATAGTTGTGTGTGCTACAACATAAAAAGCTGGCATTAATGGAAGATCAGTAATGCTTACTAGGGCTGTATCATTAACATATGGAATAAAGCATACCATTTAATTGTGTGCAATTTCGAATTTGCTTGCCAAGAAAATAAATAAGCTTGAAaggtaaaaatataaattttgccACTTAAAACACTTCAGAACTTACTCAAAAATTAATAGAAACATGCAACTCGCTTACTTTTCCTACAACATAATGTAATTGTGATTCaagattttttataaatatgcacaattgtggaaaaaaatttggattgctaaaagaaaaaaaaaaaaaaagcatagttaATTGCAAAAGAAGGCATGTTCCCCCTGTTAATGCCATATTGCAGCTTGTAAAGTGGTTTACATGCAACAATCTCAGTAGTAGTGAGGGAAAAGTTAGTTTTttagatttgtcacccacaggtGAGCACAGACTCTCTAAATGCAACAAATCTCCATGCGTGCCATTGCCCTTGAAGAGAGAAAcaaatagtatttttttattgttgattttagttatttgcttttattggggggggggggggggggggactgatgCTTTGGGAGCAACTTCTCAACACAAAAAGGCTATCTACATAGAATTTCAATAATAACCTCCaaagctacccccccccccagagaaatAACTTACCATTGTCTGTATTTTGCCAAATAAACCTTCTTACAATTCTTTTAAACTGATGAATTGTGGCATCTTCTGGTATTTGCAGCCCAGCTGTGTACAGCTTTATATATTGCACACTTCTTGGCAAATCCTAAACAATAGGGATGATAAAAGTTATAAAATACTTATAAAATACTATTTTCTATAGTGTTCCGCAAACCAACACAAAATCAGCAGACCTTTCACCCTACCTTGTCTGTATAGTACCGTTCTGTGTTTGTCAAATCTATGATTAGTCCAAGATCTTCATCTCTTGATCTGACTTCAGTCAGCAAATCTTTTGGGGTGAATTTCTGAGTTGGGGTAACTCGCTGATTTGCTTGCTGTAACAAGAATTGAAAGGTATACTAAGGTGACACCGGaacatttcctgtagttcttgggATCATATCTCTACTAAAGACATTGTTACAGTTTTGGGCTAACGGTACATGGGACATTTTTGGCCTTTATGCAGTAGCCAAAAAAATGTGGTGCTAAAGTGCCTGACAAGGTCCCCTCAGAGTTTGCATTGAAATCATCACCAAGAGCTTGTGCCAGTGCTTGCCAGACTATATTTGTTAGGAAAAGTGTGCAGATGCTATGCAGGCAAACTCTGGCTACgggaacgacgggtataggtgctgtcggttcggggaccacataaACGAGCCGATATGGGCCCCcctccaacagaaaaatcaaacctgcccgatccagatcaggccaattttaggccagatgtcggtcgggcaggccggtCGTTTGTGCTCAGTACCTGAGCTAACTAATTCTGCCTAGTCATACCCATGAGCATTCAGAAGTCATATTTTATTGCAGTCTTTTTTAAGGGTTTAACATgcatttaaaactgcattttaaacCATACGCTGGAATAGGTTTGGTAAGCTATGAGCTTTAAAATAGATGTTTAACCTTTAATTGATTGTTAGTATATTATAGATTGAACAATTCTAAGCTACTTTTCaattaatattcatttttttaaggtttttaaaatTAGTAATTTCATTCAATTCCTGCTTTCAACTAAAAATGCTAGCAATTTTGTATTATAAATTAGGTTTAGAGACTAACAAATGGCACATTCCAGCACAGTAATGAATAATACATCTGGTATACAAGTTCATTCTTTACACATACCCCTTTCAAAGGTACTTTAAACGCAATAAATCGTGATCCTGGAATCCGCTGACCCACTGCTGTCAGAGACCTCCATCTGttatttgaaaacaaaatatttgttaaaaGCATAGGCACTTAAActattaaaatacaatatttcacGCATAGGCGTTTAGCAAAACAGTGACAATACTTCTGGTTATGACTGAAACCTATTGGCATGAGGTTAGGAGTACAACCTttaattatttatgtatataccTTAAGATAAAGaaacaatttataaaaatgtaagtgTATCAATATGTATGATGAAGATGCCTAAAACGGCTGGCTGCTTTCTACTGTTTGCTTCGTCACAATGGAATGAGCAACATATTATTTTATggttaccctttatttatatagtgttgacACTTCACACAGCATTTTACAGagattctaaggggcacatttactaatccacgaaggtccgaaaagcgtctgaatgcgtttttttcgtaatgatcggtagtttgcgactttttcgagctctcaatgcgaaagttgcgataatttgcgatagtcgtaatggctatgaaaaagtcgcgacaattcatgaaagttataatggcaatgaaaaagtcgcgacaattctccaaaggcataatggcaatggaaaagtcgctacaattctccaaaggcataatggcaatgaaaaagtcgcgacaattctccaaaggcataatggcaatggaaaagttgcgacaattcacgaaatttgttatggctatgaaaaagtcgcgacaattcgcgcaagtcgtaccggttacgaaaaagtcgcaacaatttacggaaaagtcgtagcggcaacgaaaaaaatcgcaaaaaatacgaaaatgtcgcaaaatgttcgtttttcaatccgaatttttctcattcggattcgtggattagtaaatcagtcccctaGTCTGTTTTCTTAGAGGCAATGCCAATGTCTCGTTTAACACATATTTGGGAATATATTGACTGCATATTGCATTCAAACTCTATGCTG
The sequence above is a segment of the Xenopus tropicalis strain Nigerian chromosome 7, UCB_Xtro_10.0, whole genome shotgun sequence genome. Coding sequences within it:
- the dusp11.2 gene encoding dual specificity phosphatase 11 (RNA/RNP complex 1-interacting), gene 2 isoform X1; translation: MVKKNSIPGRWRSLTAVGQRIPGSRFIAFKVPLKGQANQRVTPTQKFTPKDLLTEVRSRDEDLGLIIDLTNTERYYTDKDLPRSVQYIKLYTAGLQIPEDATIHQFKRIVRRFIWQNTDNDKLIGVHCTTGINRTGYLICRYLIDVDGWDPDTAVNAFAQARGHPIEGVVYTEDLLNGPTRSNLGIDQPPSEDAPSELYSQLEDWRPEKQSALQRTQRDFVADDYGDFDARKLPLPPPLPTERPKPTKLFEDDKDFLTTMPEYIERVRIARALERQKQEALKISAIRESTLPAHETNTSELHQKRNYLNSSLTSGQPQPRVYNSVAEITEEIRRNRSMQSESGRLVESQSRSVSGSKEDMSLDGKHERFDYCSRRTMDRIIPANGSQSLEFSQRMGVRHNNYSDATPGPAAPYSSHPKSVQNFTAEMYKTDSGKTDTQRQFQYQHASDFSTNMAPLDRNELRFGERQTYNLNSNIPTSRNELQQLLEMQARSRQEIPGLYQREREVALGTLHGQRIDGLSDVRKHQEEKQFLMNKVKFMNSSESAAGTSNYDIRSFQERSTIPTADFHGTNRFSPYQPPMRPQQSYDFLRAREPGPTLYENREQRVAYDYNMHKGESPMDRYLLQDRNRLHLN
- the dusp11.2 gene encoding dual specificity phosphatase 11 (RNA/RNP complex 1-interacting), gene 2; this translates as MVKKNSIPGRWRSLTAVGQRIPGSRFIAFKVPLKGQANQRVTPTQKFTPKDLLTEVRSRDEDLGLIIDLTNTERYYTDKDLPRSVQYIKLYTAGLQIPEDATIHQFKRIVRRFIWQNTDNDKLIGVHCTTGINRTGYLICRYLIDVDGWDPDTAVNAFAQARGHPIEGVVYTEDLLNGPTRSNLGIDQPPSEDAPSELYSQLEDWRPEKQSALQRTQRDFVADDYGDFDARKLPLPPPLPTERPKPTKLFEDDKDFLTTMPEYIERVRIARALERQKQEALKISAIRESTLPAHETNTSELHQKRNYLNSSLTSGQPQPRVYNSVAEITEEIRRNRSMQSESGRLVESQSRSVSGSKEDMSLDGKHERFDYCSRRTMDRIIPANGSQSLEFSQRMGVRHNNYSDATPGPAAPYSSHPKSVQNFTAEMYKTDSGKTDTQRQFQYQHASDFSTNMAPLDRNELRFGERQTYNLNSNIPTSRNELQQLLEMQARSRQEIPGLYQREREVALGTLHGQRIDGLSDVISGKKYYSDCRFPWDQQIFTISATYETTAKL